GCAGCGGATGTCATTTGACTACCCCTCTATATACATACACAGAGTGTGCTGGTTTAGAATTATCAACTATTCAAGTTCCTGGATTGTTTATTTTATGATTGATGGTTGATTTGTTCCCTTGGTGCAGGCTCACATACGAGTCCTCGAATCTTCACAAGAGAACATAAATCTTCTGCTTGTTGGTCTTGAGTATCTCATTAACATATCTTATGTCGATGATACTGAAGTTTTTAAGGTCCATTTATTCGTTTCCTTATGGTTTGAACTCTTTTCTCCAATATATGCCATCAACCAATTCTATCGCCATGCAGGTTTGCTTGGACTATTGGAACTCCTTAGTTTTGGAGCTGTTTGAAGCACACCATAACTTGGACACTCCTGCTGGAAACATGGTGGGTTTCCATGTATTCTTAGAGTTTAATTCCTTATACTATACATGAGTTTTGCATGCAATCCCTTATAGCAAAAATGATTCTTCTAAATTTCCAGTCAGTTGGATTAGTTTGAGATTGTGGTTTAAAATCTGTTTGCCCTTATTGCAATTCACTCTAGGTGAACACATCATGATCTGAAAATTGTTGTCACTTGATATGCACATTCACAATTAGAGTAACCTTGTCTGGTGTGAGGCTGTAGATTGTTAGTTGCCCCTCCTTTTGTTCTAGCTCTGATTAATTTCTAATGTTGGGCGGTTGGGCCTAAACTTTGTATTAATTTAGCAGATGCCTATGCTTTCGGGTATGGTTGAAGGACTAGGCTCCCAACTCATGCAGAGGCGACAACTATATGCTGCCCCAATGTCGAAGTTAAGGCAACTAATGATATGCCGCATGGCAAAGCCTGAAGAAGTCCTCATTGTTGAGGATGAAAATGGGAATATAGTCCGTGAAACTATGAAAGATAATGATGTGCTTGTTCAGTATAAGGTTCTCTATATTGATCAAAACTTTGTAAATCTTGGATATTTTTGGAATCATATTGATGACATTCACTAATTAATTTGCAGATAATGAGGGAAACATTGATCTATTTGGCAAACCTTGATCACGAGGATACTGAAAAACAGGTAATTTTTATCTCCACTGCTCTATGCTTCTGTATTTGATATTTGAAGGGGTTCTTTAGTTGCTGTGCGAAGGTCTTTTATGGTCTGAGAGTGCAATAAAATCTCTAGCTACTGTCGTTACGAAGTTGTTCTTGCTTGCTTGTAtgttactccatccgtccctttgtagtagaggcgtttcttttcggcacaggatttaagaaattgtgttagtagtgagttaagtgaagaaagaataaagtaggaaaggaaaaaggcagagagaataaagtaagagagaagaaaaagttgGTGCTTTTTACCAAAATAGGAAATGAGTCAGCTACAGTAAGACAaccaaaaaaggaatacgactcagctgcagagggacggatggagtacttgtTAAAAAAAGTTTCTCtatttttgtttgaatttttgatgatgGTTCTAGGTTATCATGATTTCTAGATTATCCAAATAATCAACAATTTTTATGCTTGATGTGTCAGATGCTCAGGAAACTGAGTAAACAACTAAATGGAGAGGATTGGACCTGGAACAATCTCAATACCTTGTGTTGGGCTATTGGATCTATTTCAGGGTCGATGGGAGAAGAGCAGGTAGGGATATTTAATTTCAATGTTCACTATCTGTGTAGTCCTGCCTTATGCGATATTCCCTATTTTTCTAATGGGTAATTATGTTCTCGTAAGTATTGCACATTTGTTTCTGCTTGTATTCATCCACTTGAATATACTGTACTCCAAATCCCAATTGTTCAATTAGTTAGTTTTCACCCTTCTGTTTCTTCCACTAATGTTTGATATTTTTGCCATTTAACCTTTTCTTCCTATTATCACAGCGGTTTTAGATGTTTTATTAGAATTTTTGAGATCTAATCTCTACTTCAAATACTTATGCAATATTGTTGATTTTGGGCAGGAGAATAGATTTTTGGTGATGGTCATTCGTGATTTATTGAATCTCTGTGAAGTCACCAAGGGGAAGGACAACAAAGCTGTCATTGCTAGTAATATCATGTGAGGATTAACCCCATTTTgcattaattatttcataatATCTTGTAATCACTTTGACTTTACATTTACTTGTCTCTGTGGAATGTGGAAAGGACTGGGAAATAATGTGAAGCTTTTTTGTATATCCTCTAATTTTTCTGATTGCCTGGTTTGCAGGTATGTGGTTGGGCAGTACCCTAGATTTTTAAGGGCACACTGGAAGTTTTTGAAAACTGTTGTGAACAAGTTGTTTGAGTTCATGCACGAAACTCATCCAGGAGTTCAGGTTAATTACATCATTGCATAGTTTTAGTAGTATGGTTTAGGTGTTCGCATAATGTACAGCGTCCCTATATTTTCTCAGTATCCAATTGTCTTGCTATGCTGTGTACGAATTTTCGCTCTCCTTTTGTTTTTAATGCCCACTAATTCTCTTACATCTGTCTTGTAATTTGTAGGACATGGCATGTGACACATTCTTAAAAATTGTTCAGAAGTGCAAGCGTAAATTTGTCCTTGTACAGGTTAGGTTCTTTGAGAATACATATATTTAGTTACTAACATGCTTAGGTGGTGATTGCTTTACAGGTCAGTAACTCCGTTTCCTTACCGTTCTGTGCAGGTTGGAGAGAACGAACCATTTGTTTCAGAACTTTTAACTACTCTTCCAGCGACCATTGCAGATCTTGAACCCCATCAGATCCATTCATTTTATGAATCTGTGAGTCAAACTATGTAACCAATTCCCTCCTTAGCTCTGACTACCTCACCCTCAATCGTGAATTCGTTACTGACGTTACATAAATTTTCTTTAGGTTGGCAATATGATTCAAGCAGAACCTGATCCTGACAAGAGGACTGAATATTTACGGAGGTTGATGGAGCTTCCTAACCAGGTAAGCTTCACTTTTCTTTGAGGATGAAAGCCTGTTGTGGTCGTTGAACCAGCCAGATGCTTCTTTCATCGTCATTGGTACTTATTTTAGTGCTTGTGTGGCATAAGATGTAGTTAACACATTCCGTTGCAGAAATGGGCTGAAATCATTGGCCAAGCACACCAGAATGTGGATTTCTTGAAAGACCCAGATGTTATAAGAGCAGTGCTTAATATATTACAGGTTTGATTTTTGAgcttatttccaactcaatctTCACAATTCATCAAGCTTTTGCTTCTTACTATCTTGAAGTTCTATTGGACTTTACCATTTTGAATATGAGAACAAGGATTTGAAAAAATTCCTCGATACCCTTTCTCAAAGGTTTTGGTGCACTTTTGAAATTACATGTTTTGATTATCTAATGTATTTGCATAATTACTTTCACATTTTTTCATGTTCTATAACTAATTGTGTTGTTTTTCTGACAGACAAATACCTGTGTTGCAAGCTCCCTTGGAACATATTTCCTGACACAGATCACTCTAATTTTCTTGGATATGCTCAATGTGTACAGGTCAGTTGGGTTTTTGTGTTTTCTGAATAACACATTACACCTTCTGAGCACATGCCTATAAGTTGCACCTTTTCTCACTACGACCTCTTCTTGTCTGCCACAGAATGTACAGTGAGCTTATATCGACCAGTATTGCCCAAGGAGGGCCTTACGCTTCCAGAACATCTATTGTGAAACTTCTGCGGTACGTTCGATATTTTGAAGCCATTTGATTCTTAATAATCCAAATGTTAATATTTGATTCATTTATTTTCAACAGCTCTGTGAAGAGGGAAACCCTAAAGCTTATCGAGACATTTCTTGACAAAGCTGAAGATCAACCACATATTGGAAAACAGTTCGTGCCCCCAATGATGGATCCTGTGCTTGGTGATTATGCCCGAAACTTGCCCGATGCAAGGGAGTCGGAAGTTCTCTCTCTTTTTGCCACCATAATAAATAAGTATGCCTTCATAtcttttgtaattttgttttcCTGTGTGCTATTCCTCATGGGTGGATTAATATTCTGAAGTTCTTGGATATTTAACTGCAGCAATTTATTTGTGATTTACTATGGCTTTTGCTTTTTTTCGTATAATGTCAAcaccttttttctctcttaggTATAAGGGGGCAATGCTTGAAGACGTTCCTAAGATTTTTGAAGCTGTTTTCCAGTGCACTCTAGAGGTTGGTGTATCTACTCATGaattttttttggttattttttGTGTCTATCTCGCAGCTCTTAGTTTAAGTGTGCAGAAAGTGTATTGTTCTGAATATTGGCTCACCCTATTTTTTATTGCAGATGATAACAAAGAATTTTGAAGACTATCCAGAGCATCGGCTGAAGTTCTTTTCACTTCTTCGAGCAATTGCTACACATTGTTTTCCTGCTTTGATTCGTCTGTCCAGTGAGGTGTGTATAATTTTGGTGCTTGATTTGCTCATAATGACACCTCCAGTCTGTTGCAACTTGTATTGCACATTCCGCTAAAGGGGCTTGGGTTTTATTGAATGATGTATGCTGCCTTCTTTATGCACTTAAAAATATACTAATGTTTTTGGGATATACAGCAACTGAAGCTTGTGATGGATTCAATCATTTGGGCTTTCCGTCACACTGAGCGTAACATTGCTGAAACTGGACTCAACCTTCTATTAGAGATGCTAAAAAACTTTCAGGTgctctttttctttcttctgtTTCACTGTTGAGGTAATCAGTAATTAATATTTGAAGTGCTTACTGTTTACATGGTTGGATTGGCAGTCATCCGAGTTCTGTAATCAGTTCTTCAGGACTTACTTTTTGACAATCGAACAAGAAATATTTGCTGTTTTGACGGACACATTTCATAAGCCAGGTTTTAAGTTGCATGTCTTGGTGTTACAGCACCTATTCTGCCTGGTAATGTCACTTCCTGGTCATTCATTCCCCCTACCCCCTGTTTCTCTGTTGACATTCTTACAGTAAAACCTGATGTTATTTAACATTCACAGGTTGAATCTGGTAGGTTGACTGAGCCTCTGTGGGATGTTGCCACTGTTCCATATCCTTATCCAAACAATGGCATGTTCATTCAGGAATACACAATTAAACTTTTGA
This genomic interval from Salvia splendens isolate huo1 chromosome 13, SspV2, whole genome shotgun sequence contains the following:
- the LOC121762023 gene encoding protein EXPORTIN 1A-like, whose amino-acid sequence is MDAEKLRDLSQPMDVALLDATVAAFYGTGSKEQRTAADHILRDLQTNPDMWLQVVHILSSTQSLNTKFFALQVLEGVIKYRWNALPVEQRDGMKNYISEVIVKLSSDEISFRRERLYVNKLNIILVQILKHEWPARWRSFIPDLVAAAKTSETICENCMAILKLLSEEVFDFSRGEMTQQKIKELKQSLNSEFQLIHELCLYVLSASQRAELIRATLATLHAFLSWIPLGYIFESPLLERLLNFFHVPAYRNLTLQCLTEVAALSFGDFYNAEYVKMYAIFMVQLQNILPSNTNFVEAYANGTSEEQAFIQNLALFFTSFYKAHIRVLESSQENINLLLVGLEYLINISYVDDTEVFKVCLDYWNSLVLELFEAHHNLDTPAGNMQMPMLSGMVEGLGSQLMQRRQLYAAPMSKLRQLMICRMAKPEEVLIVEDENGNIVRETMKDNDVLVQYKIMRETLIYLANLDHEDTEKQMLRKLSKQLNGEDWTWNNLNTLCWAIGSISGSMGEEQENRFLVMVIRDLLNLCEVTKGKDNKAVIASNIMYVVGQYPRFLRAHWKFLKTVVNKLFEFMHETHPGVQDMACDTFLKIVQKCKRKFVLVQVGENEPFVSELLTTLPATIADLEPHQIHSFYESVGNMIQAEPDPDKRTEYLRRLMELPNQKWAEIIGQAHQNVDFLKDPDVIRAVLNILQTNTCVASSLGTYFLTQITLIFLDMLNVYRMYSELISTSIAQGGPYASRTSIVKLLRSVKRETLKLIETFLDKAEDQPHIGKQFVPPMMDPVLGDYARNLPDARESEVLSLFATIINKYKGAMLEDVPKIFEAVFQCTLEMITKNFEDYPEHRLKFFSLLRAIATHCFPALIRLSSEQLKLVMDSIIWAFRHTERNIAETGLNLLLEMLKNFQSSEFCNQFFRTYFLTIEQEIFAVLTDTFHKPGFKLHVLVLQHLFCLVESGRLTEPLWDVATVPYPYPNNGMFIQEYTIKLLSTSFPNMTAAEVTQFVKGLFESRADLPLFKNHIRDFLVQSKEFSAQDNKDLYAEEAAAQRERERQRMLSIPGLIAPNEIQDEMVDS